Within Blattabacterium cuenoti, the genomic segment ATCAGTTTCATCTCCTAAAAATTAGAATTCCCTATATCAAATTTTTCATAGAATGTGGGAAAGGAACTTATGTTAGATCTATAGCTAAAGACTTTGGGAAAGTCTTAAAAAGTGGAGCATATTTACTTTCTTTAAGAAGAGAACAAATAGGATCTTTTTCTATGAATAAACCTATAGAACTAGAACTTTCAAAAATTATAGGATTTCCATGTCACATGGAATAATTATTGAATTTTATATTTTTTTTTGTACCACATATGAAATTTTTCATGTGCTTCTTCATTAGTTAATCCTCCTTTTTTTACTCCTTCTAATAAATGTATTTTTAGGAATACGCCATTTTTAGATAAAATAGATTTTACAGTTTCTGTAGGTTGTGCTCCTTTCATTAACCATGATATAGCATTTTTTATTTTTAAGACTGTTGAAGGAGGATCCGTATGAGGATTGTAAGTTCCTAGTTTCTCAATAAATTTTCCATCTCTTGGAGAACGAGAATCTGTTACAACTATATGATAAACAGGTCTATGTTTTTTCCCAATTCTTTTTAACCGTATTTTTACAGACATAGTTTTTATAATTTTTTGACTTAATTTTTTTATTATAAAACAAAATTATTGAATATGATTTTTTTATCAAAAAAATTTTTTGTGTGAAGATATGAAAATCTATTATATAACGATCACTCTCCTCACTCTCCCTATCCCTATCCTTACTTTACTAAAACCTAAAAGGAGGAGATAATTATAATGTTTTTGAAAAAAAATGGTATATATTTACATTTTTCATATTTTATAGACCCGTTGTGTAACGGTAGCACAGCAGATTTTGGTTCTGTTAGTTGGGGTTCGAGTCCCTGCGGGTCTGTTACTGTATTTTTTGGGGAAGGGAAAAGGTAAAAATATGTTGTATATATTTACTAAGACATACTTTCTTATTGAGATATGTTGAATTTTACAAAATGAGTATTGGAATGAAAGTAAAAAAAGAAAAAATTTTACTAATAGCATTTTTAAGTGTTTTAGCATGTGTGTTGATACATTTATTAAAATCCTTTTTGGGATTGGAAAAATTTACTCTTTGCATATTAAGATATTTTGTCATATCTCTTTTTATGTTATATGCCTTTATGAAAAAGGATTTAACAACTTGGATTTTGTTATCCATCATTATAGGAATAGAAGTAGGACTAGATTTTCCAAAAATAGCCATAGAACTGAGATTTTTGTCTCAAATATTTTTGAGAATGATTAAAACAATTATAGCTCCAATCTTATTTTCCACTTTAGTTGTTGGGATAGCGAGTCATTCAAATATTAAACAATTAGGGAGTATGGGGTGGAAATCCCTTCTTTATTTCGAAATAGTTACGACCCTCGCATTGTTCATTGGTCTTATTGCAATTAATTTATCTCAAGCTGGAGTAGGAATTGTAATGCCATCAGGAATCACGGAACAACAACTCCCTAAAGTTGAAAATAGAACTTGGCAAGAGACTGTCCTTCATGTTTTTCCAGAAAATTTTATAAAATCCATATATCATGGAGATGTATTACCTATTGTCGTTTTTTCCGTTATTTTTGGTATATCTATGGTCTTCTTGGATGAAAAAAAACGTACCCCTATATTACTCTTTGCAGAGAGTCTTTCAGAGATCATGTTTAAATTTACGAAGATCATTATGTATTTTGCTCCTATAGGAGTAGGATCCGCTATTGCTTATACAGTAGGACATATGGGATTGGATATATTATATAATCTTTTTCAGTTATTATTAACACTTTATATTGCTTTATTTATCTTTTTGATATTTGTTTTATTCCCCATTCTTTTATGGATAAAAGTTCCTTTAAAAGGTTTTGTGAAAGCTTTAACTGAACCTGTATCACTAGCCTTTGCGACTACAAGTTCAGAATCTGCTTTACCTCTACTTATGGAAAATTTAGAAAAATTAGGCGTTCCTAGAAAAATTATTGCTTTTGTTATTCCTACAGGGTATAGTTTTAATTTAGATGGAACGACTCTTTATCTATCTTTAGCGACTGTATTCGTTGCACAAGCTTCTGGAATTCCTTTAAGTTTTAGTCAACAAATATTTATAGGGTTAACGTTAATTTTAACTAGTAAAGGGGTCGCTGGAGTTCCTAGAGC encodes:
- the rpsP gene encoding 30S ribosomal protein S16 is translated as MSVKIRLKRIGKKHRPVYHIVVTDSRSPRDGKFIEKLGTYNPHTDPPSTVLKIKNAISWLMKGAQPTETVKSILSKNGVFLKIHLLEGVKKGGLTNEEAHEKFHMWYKKKYKIQ
- a CDS encoding dicarboxylate/amino acid:cation symporter — encoded protein: MSIGMKVKKEKILLIAFLSVLACVLIHLLKSFLGLEKFTLCILRYFVISLFMLYAFMKKDLTTWILLSIIIGIEVGLDFPKIAIELRFLSQIFLRMIKTIIAPILFSTLVVGIASHSNIKQLGSMGWKSLLYFEIVTTLALFIGLIAINLSQAGVGIVMPSGITEQQLPKVENRTWQETVLHVFPENFIKSIYHGDVLPIVVFSVIFGISMVFLDEKKRTPILLFAESLSEIMFKFTKIIMYFAPIGVGSAIAYTVGHMGLDILYNLFQLLLTLYIALFIFLIFVLFPILLWIKVPLKGFVKALTEPVSLAFATTSSESALPLLMENLEKLGVPRKIIAFVIPTGYSFNLDGTTLYLSLATVFVAQASGIPLSFSQQIFIGLTLILTSKGVAGVPRASLVILLATVASFGLPTWPILAIIGIDELMDMARTTVNVIGNGLASCVIARSEGELDDKKMLDYLNKD